The nucleotide sequence aggccttcggcttaaattgtatattctgattcttcttaataaaaaaggagaagaataagaagaaatatcAGTAACAACAATAAGGACAACagggacgaagaagaagaagaggaagaagaaatcaaTAACAGTAGTAGTTAAATTAGTTGTAATAACAGAAAgcaaattaataacaatattgtttttttagtgttgttattgttattattatgctttCCGTTACTAAATTTAGTATTAGTGTTGCCACtacttttattgctttgttgttgttgttgttgttgttcttcttcttcttcttcttctttattgttttattgttattgttattattatgctttCTGTTACTAGCAGTAATGTTGATGCTATTGTTATTactttctaattcttttcttctgtactgctttattattattgttattgttattattacgcTTTCAGTGTGAATGACGcagttcttcatcattattagttttctgtaaaagaaaactatcgcgctggctttgtctgtccgtcggcacttcattctgtccgcacttttttctgtcctccctcagatcttaaaaactactgaggctagagggctgcaaattgatatgttgatcatccaccctccaatcatcaaacataccaaattgcagcgctctagcctcagtagtttttattttatttaaggttaaagttagccataatcgtgcttctggcaacgatatgataggccaccaccggaccgtggttaaagtttcatgggtctcggctcatacggcattataccgagaccaccgaaagatagatgtattttcgctggccttgattatacgctgtagcagctgtacagaaaactcgattgcgccaaagaaacttcggcacatttttcgcTTGTTTTTCTTAAACGACCACTGACCTTGAATAACTCCGACAACATCGAATAAAGAGATTCATAATTGGAAGCACAATACGACATTGACGAGGAAATGTGAATTCCCGATTATCACATATGTTACAACTgtggttttccttttattacccgtgaggaaaaaaaagaataaaaaagtaactCACACCGGTCCTACAAAAACTTTGAGTAGATtgtctgcaaaatttttttcagcatccctcaaggtgggGTCTTGTTACCCAGGGTAGAAGATTCAcgtttctgttgttattattattattattattattattattattattattattattattattattattattattaaataaaaatccataattatatgaataaatcatattcatatgcaaaagataaatatgcatattaatgcaatttttttatttatataactgtgaatttcttcttcttcttcttcttcttcttcttcttcttcttcttcttcttcttattcttattattattattattattattattattattagtactgagGCAAATTTATTTTCTGCCACTGAGTAAAACTGACCTATTTTGCACGTATCCAACTCGAATTGTTTTGTTTGTCGAAGAATTAACCACTTGTGCAAGTCCCTCGTCGTCGATGAGTACAAAGAAggtcaagaatttttcttttatagctaCCACAAAGACTTTATACCGCCGCATTAAATACCTACTTCGCCTTTTACGTTCCAGATCTGAATTGTTACTTGTTTCCTTCGAAAGCTTAGTTAGTGTGACGATTATTATTCTCGTTTTGCCAGGTATGACCCTGAACTTAAGGTTgccgttgtttctctctctctctctctctctctctctctctctctctctctctctctctctctctctctctctatgtgtctatctgtctctctatttgTCTCTTTATCTGGTTGTATGCGAGAAGAAATACATTCGTACAAACatttgtatgtattgtgtatatatgtgtaaatgtatatatacatatatatatctgtgtatgtatatatgtgtatatacatatgtatgtatatatatatatatatatatatatatatatatatatatatatactgtacatatacgcatacacatatataacaaacGTAAGATACATTCACTAGTAAATTTCAggttatacacacatgcataattacacacatacatactcacacagacacacgcatatatatatatatatatatatatatatatatatatatatatatatatatatgcgtgtgtgtatgtgtgtaagtatgtatgtatgtatgtataaactgagATTTATCAGTGAATATATCTTACGTCTGTTAAAGCGAACACAAATACCTACTTGGCTCTAACCAACTCATTCCGGTTCTGAAATaatcttctttccttttcatttcatgcGGTTAGGCCTATAATAGGCTCTGGGCCTTCTCCTTCACTTAAGTAACGATGGTTTTTCTCTTCTCGCGAACGACCATTTGGAATCTAAATGATTTTGGGAAATTTGTGAATTTCGTTATTGTGGTTTCAGAACTTCACTGGTTCTGTAGTTCTTTTCAAGGCTAAATATTTGACAGAAAATGCATTCGAGTTGAGATCTACCTTCGATTGCGCATAAGTTATGTGATGTCTGATTAACCCAACTGCGGTTAGGAATGGTTTATAGGTCTAAGCGACAGTCTTGATTGGccgaaatattttcgtttttttggtCAGCTTTTGCATGCGTGGTACGTAACCTTATCGCGTAATTAGTTATGGAAATTTTCTCTCAGCCTCCTAAAACTCTTCATTGTAGCAATTTCTGCGTGAGTACCATTTTTTTCGCCAGTCttctaaaatttttcagtttagcAGCTTTTGCATGCGTGCTAAGTAACTTTATCGCGTAAttaattatggaaattttcccCTCAGTCTCCTAAATCTCTTTATTGTAACAATACCTGCATGAGTGCCACATAACATTATCACAGAGTTATCGGAATAGTAACATTAAGAGAAATTACACAAGGCTCTTACGATTGTTGAAGCTACACCTCCCTCGAGATATGAGTTTGGTCATCTGTGGGCTCTTTTATTCCCTCTCTAGGAACCCTGTTGTATTACTGGGCTTGAAACTTTATTTTGATGTAGTTGAtcgtatatatgtaattttcagCCACGCACTTCCCTCTAGAAGACAGTAAGTGATTACCTTATGAAGTGAGGCGTTGTGGGTTTGTATCTTTCTTCAGTCAAGGATCATTTCCTACCACAAGGGGTCCACTACCACTATCTGGGGCTGGGATGTGAAGGCATGATAGCATAATGCTCCCCTCAGTATGAAGTTGTActattatttttcgttattattcGTATCCTTATCCATATATTTCCCTGGGGTTTGACCATGAATAAGTTAAACAGTGCGATTTTTAGcattctgtaaaaggaaactattgtgccggctttgtctgtccgtctgcacttttttctgtctgcactttttctgtccgccctcatatcttaaaaactacagaggttagagggctgcaaattggtatgttgatcatccaccttccaataatcaaacataccaaattgcagccctctagcgtcagtagtttgtattttatttaaggttaaagttagtcataatcgtgcttctggcaacgatataggataagccaccaccaggccgtggttaaagtttcacacgATTGAAAGCACGATTTGTCGCTGTAACAAATGTATTGCAATACACTTGTTACTGTAACATTGATGTTGTTTTTGACTATAGcccaaaataatgataaaaataacaattaattacTTCCTGAGCGTCTCTGTCCTCGCCGAGGGGATCAAACTATCATCGGTTTTCGCAGTACTTATTAAGTAACTGAGCAACTGATGCTTGTATAACGCTTCCAAGGATGTCGTGTGCGTATATCCGCATGCACGCACGTGCAATTATGCAAAACAAGCGCGCATGCGCGCACTTCACAAGGGCTTTCTGTTTCCTTGCGCGCTTTTACGAAGCATTAACCCTCCAACCACAAGTCTGTGGTCTGAGCAGTCCGCAATGGACACTTCAGTATCTCGTCACAATTAGGCTCTaaactaaaatggaaatattGGTTACGTCGTTTACGCTAATTACTTGTTcgttgctttctttttatatccaTGTTAATCGTTTATGTACGTACAgtcacacgcgcgcgcacatacacacacgcatacatacagacatacatacatatacatatatatatatacatatatatatatatatatatatatatatatatatataaatatatatatatatatatatgtatgtatcctgtatatacatatgtatttatatatatatactgtatattatatatatactgtatatatatatatatatatatatatatatatatatatatatatatatatatatatatatatatatatatatatatatatatatatatatatatatatatatatatatatatatatatataaatatatatatatatatatatatatatatatatatgtatgtgactgtgtgcgtgtgtataatatTCACttccacatacacacagatatgtatgttcatctatacatacacatgcatgcatgtcTCTCCGCCTGTCTATGTCTGCTGAAGGCTTTCATTTTCACTTGCCTTTTCATccatattttctctaataattttcatcaaggattttttgttcattttccacGTTTTTTTTTGGTTGATGCTCCTGGGGATGATAGCGCAAAAAAGCATAATGGACAaaagaattttcatatttcattcttacttgAGTTCTAGTGAGTTAGAGGAGCTGTCATATTTGCTACACAACTTGACGCAATTAATTCAGAAAGCAAATAAgtagcaaatgaaaaaaagaaataaaataaatgagtaaaaaaatgtGATGAATGCTGAATAAGAGTGCGATTCATCAGCTTATAAAAACACACgtctttaaaaaatgataattaagtatttatttgataattttgtgtttggtttgataactgaatttatgatttttaaattgtgaTGAGTTCTTTAAAGAAAGCTAAAACATTTTACCCAAACAAGAtcagttttttcttaaatattattgtattcaattattttttagcaGTTGCAAATATACCtgccaataaaaaatatttaggatgCAACGTGATCCAACCGAAGCCAAAGTTGGCGTGTCTGCTCACAAATGTTGCCAGACAGGCATATAAAACTCATATACGACTTTTTAAAGGCTTAGCAATTAGCAATTAGCATACATAGTTTTGTGTTTTGCAAGAATttgagcttttttttatatatttattgttaatttcgaGTCTCAAGACCAGAAAACTTGTCAAACttataacaaagagaaaaaaaatcatggctGGCGACCCGGTGTTTTATTACCGAAGAATGCCTAGCGAATTACCCAGGGCAGTTGACTGCCTGACGAGATATAGCATATGACGCCTCGAGCATAAAAATTCGACTTTCTCCGCAAACCGCCGAGTTGCGGGAAAAAGTTCACGGCCTTGACATCTAAAGCAGTAGTGaagtttttttaagtgaattttttttctttagcgatttttttttttttttttttttttaacctttccacCAAATATCAAGTACGGAATTTTAACTCATTACGAACTTCCCTTTGCGGGTTCATTAATCACCGTGGAATGACAACTCCGATGTTCGCGTATAATTTCTCGGGGTTTTAAAGTCTTTCACGGGAGAAAACGCTCGGGGGAAATAGTCCATTTGTGACGCACCGTTtgcacttcaatttttttttgtttcatatttttttttattattattattattgttattaagacACGTCGTGGAAGCGTAATTGTGATGTGTTTCTGTGGTGATAAGTCTCAGTCATTTTGGAATAGTTTCCTTGAAAGTGAGGCTAGATATTTTCAactcttttccttttgaaattattGATGTGCGATTATATTTTAGCTGGATGTACAACCAGGTGAAGAAATGTTATtgttgtattgtctttttttcttattagtagTTTTTCCTGTGGGGTTATAGGTtcgtgaaaatgataaaaaggagttactgagtatatataaatatatatatatatatatatatatatatatatatatatatatatatatatatatatatatatatatatatatatatatatatgtgtgtgtgtgtgtgtgtgttgtgtgtgtgtgtttgtgtgtgtgttcaggtttAGAAGACTGACCTTGAAACAGCGTATGAGAAGATATTACGTCATCAAGAAGTCAACAaaacaggtaatatattttcaaatatttttaacatgtaGAAGCTTTAATCACAACATAGTTTTAacttattatatacatgtgtctacatatgtatgtatatatattatatatcatatattatatatatatatattttatatatatatttatatatatatatatatatgtcatatgtgtgtgttaactgtgtgtatgtacatttgtctacatatatatatatatatatatatatatatatatatatatatatatatatatatatatatatatatatatatatatatatatatatatatatgtatattatatatatatatatatatatttatatataataatatatacatatatattatatatttatatatatatatatatatgtgtatatgataaagtaaaaaactaTGCTGTGAATAAATCttgtttgtattaaaaaaagttttaaaatacgaTCTGATTCACTGAATTATTGATGACATAATTTCACAAACACTGCTTCAAGGTCAGTGCCCTAATATTGAACTTTTAAAAAGAGAGCAGTACCCAGTAATCTATTTAAGATTTTCCTGCGtttaggagtaaaaaaaaattaattttgtaaatacttCGAGTGGGAAAGGACAACACCAATTCTTACCTTGCTTTCGATAGTGTTGTATTTTTGAGACTGCTGATTTTCCTGAAGATATCCACCATGAATTCAGGTACACAAATTTCGGTTTACGTAGGTAAAGTAATAAAGGTGTTCACCGTAAATTTAGATCACACAAAGTTTAAAATTACTTAGGGTACATTGATTCAAAGTTCTCTTCCTCAACAGCCAAAATATCTACCGTCCTCCcattactgaaaataatgctaaacaagtaaaaaatgcgctgaagtttctctggcgcaatcgagctttctgtacagcgtataatcaaggccaccgaaaatagatctatctttcgatggtctcggtatgagccgcggcccataaaactctcagccggccgtagtgacctgtgctgttgcgttgctagaagcacgattatggctcactttaaccttaaataaaataaaaactacttaggctagagggctgcaatttggtatgtttgatgattggagggtggatgatcaacaaaccaatttgcagccctctagcctcagtagtttttaagatctgaggacggacagaaaaagtgcggacggacagacgaagctggctcaatagttttctttccagaaactaaaaggaaacaaataatcaTAAATTGAAGCTTGCCATAGGTGTTACCCATCAGAGAAGTACAGCATTACTAGCCTTGTGccattattaatctttttatgcCAGAACTGTGACTgacattatttctgttattatttctgtcctattttttttttttttcagaggctcGACTGTATCCCTTGCTTGCAGCCACCGTCAAGGTCATCTTCGAGGTCAAGCTCAGTCTCGGAATTCAAGGTCAAACCTGAAACGGGTGAGATAATCctaaagaagaaaggagaagaaaaagaagaagaagaaaaagtagctagacaggaagtggaagaggaggaggaggaggaggaggaggaagagggaggggagggacaaAGCGCCCCCGATACAGCAGACATCGAAGAGACGCTGATACAACTCATCGATCAGATTGGCGGGGAGAAAATCATCAAGGAACTCGAACAAATGATATCTGTAACTCCTGACGATAACAGCGACAAGGATGACGAGGCCGTCGATGGCGTACCGCAGGAGCCACATCCCAAGCGAGGCTCCAGAACGGTCGTGGAGATTCACCCGACCGTCCCGAACGGTCTACCCGCTTCGAGGATCGTCTCACACCCGGACAACAACGACCATTACAAGCAAGACGACAACTCGCCGCCCGATTCGGGATTCCAGAATTACAGCAGCACCGACGCcgtcagcagcagcaggaggcCCCTTAGGCGTCAGTTCGAAGTCTCAGAGCGCACCAGTGACTTCGTCAGAGACGCCCGCCGCAGGTATAACGACATGGACAACGGGAGCGACTGCGCTAGCCTGAGCGACTTCGACGGACAACATCCCACCTACTACGGTAGACACGACACTCAAGGCGCGAACGGATCGTCGACCAGCCTCGTGGACCGTTACGCCGACGGCAAGAGGCACGGCTGGGGCATCATTCGGGACAGGTACTTGCCCCAGAAGGACTGGAGGGGGTCGTCTGTGCCGACTTCCCTGCACAAGGACCCTTGGAGCAAAGTCTTGGCGCCCGTGATGGGCAGAAACGCCGCGCCCGCTGCTAAGTGCTTCGGCCCTGAGCCTCAGCGGAGCCTCTGGCGGGAAAAGCGGGAGGTCAGTAGCTCGATGTACAGAGGATCCGTGACTGATCTCGTACCACAAGGCTTCAGAGGGGACTTGGAGAACAACAGACTTAGGCGCACTCACAGTGTTGGTATGATGCACGCCGGAAATAACTTCTCTTGCATATCGGAGTCTGATGCTGACACTATGGAATCTGTCGTCTGAATATTAGAATTACTATAATGAATGTTAAGATATTTTACGGGAGTGAACATGATGGTTAGTTGATCTGATGTTTTAGAGATTACATTTTCGTAGTCATCTTTTTCAGTGCAGTAATGACTGACCAGATGATTCGCGTTTTTAATCTAATTAGTATCCATGCCTTTTCTGTAACCCGATTCGTGTTTTAGTTTCATTAGCATTCATGCCTTTTCTTTAACTCGAATtattctgtatttcaaaattacattacAACTGAAGTTCTGTCTCTTTTGACACTGAATATATGTCTGCCAAAATTTCCTCAAGATATACGTGGCTTGTCttgaaaatgtcaaatttaatAACTTATTGTTTTGCTCCGGGGAAACTGAGTCTGAAAAAATGTACGGTTTCATCAGCAGTTTTCCTGTGTCGTTATTGTGTTTTTTGGGTCATGTAAACTTTTTATTGTGTTATGTAACTGAAATGAAAGGAACATGAACATTGCTGATTGTCTTGCCTTGTGTTTAGTGCAATTTATTTAAATTGTCTGTTATTCTTCCTACAGcttattttaatcctttttcGTTCAAGtatcttgtgtatgtatgtgtgtatgtgtgtatatatgtatatatgtatatatgtatatatacatgtacatatatatgtatatatatgtacagtatatctatatatatgtatatatctatctatctatattcttcttttaacatgcttttcccattttttgtatggggtaagcacgatgccttcttttgaaggactttgatttggctttgggttagaccgtagtctcgatcggctgccctgcctgacatcgcttagaccccggtagcgcatgtacgtgtatcgtaccaaatcaccagctccctttcttccagcagcgaggagagttgagccgttaggtcgacagttcgcggcatgtgaggtgtctgttcttgttttagaagatgttggggtggctttgtttgtgtgtattagtctgtaacacccatttgctttcagcaaacctatccgttgattacatacataatcctggggtgtctacatggatagcaaagtgtccgcctctctgaccggtcggctgcggatttgaacccgcgccaca is from Macrobrachium rosenbergii isolate ZJJX-2024 chromosome 10, ASM4041242v1, whole genome shotgun sequence and encodes:
- the LOC136842364 gene encoding uncharacterized protein, whose amino-acid sequence is MAFITIVKAIVARALFAIHAFISVWKLVDLKQGQVVYWYMVAPLMFQGFEGIVSICARNGEEMKWFCPSVFLYLVSVVPPIWLMELGLNDLRVNTTQRENLSSLGGLKLDLELPIEQWVRVLEQVLLVMLLIGRWLLPKGELTREQLSQLLLAYMAMAADIIELFECFKEDTVTNTIELIYAVLGIWSWSLLQFTLVLSATHAPKPRPSINYPPPEMFKIEDGLDTSADTDGNKKEQSCSYSLKLYLNMDIIAILTTVFMQDGPFFLLRMTLIFRYKVVSYLNIFFTCKNTLVVSLQLYRLFVLCSKRRQLVSAKFFQRLDCIPCLQPPSRSSSRSSSVSEFKVKPETGEIILKKKGEEKEEEEKVARQEVEEEEEEEEEEEGGEGQSAPDTADIEETLIQLIDQIGGEKIIKELEQMISVTPDDNSDKDDEAVDGVPQEPHPKRGSRTVVEIHPTVPNGLPASRIVSHPDNNDHYKQDDNSPPDSGFQNYSSTDAVSSSRRPLRRQFEVSERTSDFVRDARRRYNDMDNGSDCASLSDFDGQHPTYYGRHDTQGANGSSTSLVDRYADGKRHGWGIIRDRYLPQKDWRGSSVPTSLHKDPWSKVLAPVMGRNAAPAAKCFGPEPQRSLWREKREVSSSMYRGSVTDLVPQGFRGDLENNRLRRTHSVGMMHAGNNFSCISESDADTMESVV